In one window of Kosmotoga pacifica DNA:
- a CDS encoding tripartite tricarboxylate transporter substrate binding protein: MKKVLFVILVLVLTIGIFAAKYPTKPVTIICPWGAGGGTDRLARFLADQLSRELGKPFVVVNKTGGGGAVGHGAGAYAKPDGYTLTLVTLEIATMHWLGLTTLTYDDFDYIAQLNVDPAGVIVKADAPWNSVTELLVDIAMNPGKFLFSGSGAGTIWDLSRIGMLDAVGIPPDYVIWSPTKGAAPSIVELLGGHVDVITCSIPEAWPQIAAGQLKALAIMADERDPRFPDIPTLKEQGINWSSGTWRGVAVPKGTPDYIKEILGNAIQKIYNSDAFKDFMNKNGFGMTYKNSEEFYNFVKEQDEVWKAVLELGGYIH, encoded by the coding sequence ATGAAAAAGGTACTTTTTGTGATTCTGGTTCTCGTGCTTACCATAGGGATTTTTGCCGCTAAATACCCTACTAAGCCCGTAACAATCATTTGCCCTTGGGGTGCAGGTGGAGGTACAGACAGGCTTGCTCGATTCCTTGCCGATCAACTTTCAAGAGAGTTGGGCAAACCCTTTGTGGTTGTTAACAAAACAGGAGGTGGCGGCGCGGTCGGTCATGGAGCAGGAGCTTATGCCAAACCAGACGGTTATACCCTGACACTTGTTACTCTGGAAATAGCTACCATGCATTGGTTAGGACTCACCACGCTTACATACGACGATTTTGACTACATCGCGCAGCTAAACGTTGACCCAGCCGGGGTGATTGTGAAGGCAGATGCGCCATGGAATAGTGTTACAGAGTTGTTAGTGGATATAGCAATGAATCCCGGAAAGTTCCTTTTCTCAGGCTCAGGAGCTGGAACCATATGGGACCTTTCGAGAATTGGTATGTTGGATGCAGTGGGAATTCCACCTGATTATGTAATCTGGTCACCAACAAAGGGAGCAGCACCATCGATTGTTGAATTGCTTGGTGGCCACGTTGATGTTATAACCTGTAGTATTCCTGAAGCATGGCCACAAATCGCCGCGGGACAGTTGAAAGCTCTAGCGATTATGGCAGATGAAAGAGACCCGAGATTCCCTGACATACCAACTCTGAAGGAACAGGGCATTAACTGGTCTTCAGGTACCTGGAGAGGTGTTGCCGTTCCTAAAGGCACTCCGGACTATATAAAGGAGATCCTCGGAAACGCGATACAGAAGATTTACAACTCCGATGCATTCAAAGACTTTATGAATAAGAACGGCTTTGGAATGACCTACAAGAATTCTGAAGAATTCTATAATTTTGTCAAAGAGCAAGATGAAGTTTGGAAAGCCGTTCTTGAACTCGGTGGATACATTCACTAA
- a CDS encoding tripartite tricarboxylate transporter permease, whose product MDNILAALQPNILIPLLISMFFGIFVGGIPGLTATMAVALIIPISYYMSPLAGLAMVLGASFTAIFAGDIPATYLRIPGTPASGAAVLDGFEMTKKGKGGLALALDLICSAIGGIIGVLLLILVAPPLANFALKFTNYEYFWLGIFGLSMSAVLSRGNVIKGLSSALLGLLISTIGIDITTGYPRFTFGNIELMGGISFIPAMIGLFGISEVLKRIQGSDKDLELPTIEEKMKLSIPQAIRITFRKFFIVIKSSIVGTFIGALPGAGADIAAWVAYGVEKKTSKRSDEFGTGIVDGVIAPTSANNAALGGTWIPALVFGIPGDTITAIVLGAMLMYGLRPGPLIFQENADLVQGIFTIAIAAQIILLFVGYLGIKAYSYLLRLKTSIVLAAVVIFSMIGSYAIRNSFFDIYVMLIFGVVGYLLEKIKVPLAPMILGIILGPMIEDNLRVGLTKTGGNWLPFFDRPISLALISFILFVFFGGYVIKFLAKIFRRR is encoded by the coding sequence GTGGATAACATCCTCGCTGCTTTACAACCAAATATTCTTATACCTCTTTTGATTTCCATGTTTTTTGGAATATTTGTGGGTGGAATTCCGGGTTTAACCGCCACAATGGCTGTCGCTTTGATTATTCCAATAAGTTATTACATGTCTCCTCTGGCTGGTTTGGCGATGGTTCTTGGAGCTTCCTTTACGGCTATTTTTGCCGGTGATATCCCCGCGACATATCTCAGGATTCCCGGGACACCTGCTTCTGGTGCAGCTGTTTTGGATGGCTTTGAAATGACTAAAAAAGGAAAAGGTGGATTAGCCTTGGCCCTGGATTTGATTTGCTCTGCCATAGGCGGAATTATCGGTGTCTTGCTGTTGATTCTTGTTGCTCCTCCTCTAGCGAATTTCGCGCTGAAATTTACGAATTATGAGTATTTCTGGCTGGGAATATTCGGACTAAGTATGAGTGCGGTCTTGAGTAGGGGAAACGTAATAAAGGGATTGTCTTCAGCATTGTTGGGATTGCTTATATCCACCATAGGAATAGATATAACCACGGGATATCCAAGATTTACCTTTGGAAACATCGAACTGATGGGGGGCATTAGTTTCATCCCGGCTATGATAGGGCTCTTTGGCATATCAGAAGTGTTGAAACGCATACAGGGTAGTGATAAAGATTTAGAGCTACCAACAATTGAGGAAAAAATGAAACTTTCTATTCCTCAAGCAATAAGAATCACTTTCAGAAAGTTTTTCATTGTCATAAAATCTTCGATAGTTGGTACTTTTATCGGGGCCTTACCTGGTGCGGGAGCTGACATTGCAGCCTGGGTAGCTTATGGTGTAGAAAAGAAAACTTCAAAGAGAAGTGATGAGTTTGGTACAGGAATAGTTGATGGTGTCATTGCGCCTACAAGTGCAAACAACGCAGCTCTTGGCGGGACATGGATACCCGCTTTGGTGTTTGGGATACCTGGAGACACGATCACCGCTATCGTCCTTGGCGCCATGTTGATGTATGGATTGAGACCTGGTCCCCTAATATTCCAAGAAAACGCTGACCTTGTTCAGGGAATTTTCACCATAGCTATTGCTGCCCAAATTATTCTGCTCTTCGTCGGTTATCTTGGGATAAAGGCGTATTCATACTTACTTAGACTGAAGACATCAATAGTGCTTGCAGCTGTAGTGATTTTTTCGATGATAGGTTCATACGCAATAAGAAACAGCTTTTTTGACATCTATGTGATGCTGATTTTTGGAGTTGTTGGTTATTTGCTGGAAAAAATCAAAGTACCACTCGCTCCTATGATTTTGGGAATAATCCTTGGCCCGATGATAGAAGACAATTTAAGGGTTGGCCTTACCAAAACAGGTGGGAACTGGTTACCTTTCTTTGATAGACCCATTTCTTTAGCCCTAATATCGTTTATTCTTTTCGTTTTCTTTGGTGGATATGTGATTAAGTTCCTTGCAAAGATATTCCGTAGAAGGTGA
- a CDS encoding tripartite tricarboxylate transporter TctB family protein has protein sequence MRLKDTIYGSTLIVISIFVFAIGSGFPNYVVRGKELPGPKFFPFLIAYLLIFAGIYFIIRSLLRWNRTEGINTSDLVTKRGIIRVISIVAGVLLYVPLINLIGFKVGTFILCAVFMYMLGVKLLKSLIYSLILTIVIILIFGMVFSIPFPQGFLPF, from the coding sequence ATGAGGTTAAAGGACACTATCTATGGAAGCACCCTTATCGTTATTAGTATATTTGTTTTTGCTATCGGTTCGGGATTTCCAAATTATGTTGTGAGAGGCAAAGAACTTCCCGGCCCCAAATTTTTTCCTTTTCTAATTGCCTATCTGTTAATTTTTGCGGGAATCTATTTTATTATACGCAGTCTTCTTCGCTGGAATAGGACTGAGGGAATTAACACTTCTGACTTAGTAACCAAGCGGGGGATCATAAGGGTAATCAGCATAGTAGCTGGGGTTTTACTGTATGTTCCATTGATAAACCTGATCGGGTTTAAAGTTGGTACGTTCATCCTTTGTGCGGTATTTATGTACATGCTTGGAGTAAAGCTTTTAAAATCTCTGATATATTCATTAATATTGACCATCGTGATCATCTTGATATTCGGCATGGTCTTTTCAATTCCTTTCCCACAGGGATTTTTACCATTCTAA
- a CDS encoding sugar kinase, with amino-acid sequence MKKVIEVYCWGEPLAGFYSKNPNALGKPGEFRMTWGGDTSNVALSVRKLGHSSGYMTKIGNDFVGQGLLKLWKSEGVDVTNVFLDREHSTGMYFVDFDENGEHIFYYRRKGSAASTMNKDFCESIQIDEGKIFHLSGISQAISFECLECSFDLIERFKSNGFKISYDLNYREKLWLKKFARNIYRVIIEDYADIVSFNEKEALILDLPDNPFEAVSQVLEFGPEIVAYKLGSKGAVLGMKEEIVAYSAPKVEVKDTVGAGDAFTGAVLVGILEEMSAKDLLKFAISTAALTCKNTGSVEGQPRRNEIKDFIKKIEFQDLLRGGVSK; translated from the coding sequence GTGAAGAAAGTGATCGAAGTTTACTGTTGGGGAGAACCTTTAGCCGGCTTTTACTCTAAAAACCCAAATGCGCTGGGGAAACCCGGTGAATTTAGAATGACATGGGGTGGGGACACATCCAACGTGGCTCTTTCTGTAAGAAAACTTGGGCATAGTTCTGGTTACATGACGAAAATCGGAAACGATTTCGTAGGACAGGGTTTGTTGAAACTCTGGAAGAGTGAAGGCGTTGATGTGACTAACGTTTTCTTAGATCGAGAACATTCAACAGGTATGTATTTCGTAGATTTTGATGAAAATGGTGAACACATCTTTTATTACAGAAGAAAGGGCTCTGCTGCTAGTACGATGAACAAAGATTTTTGCGAGTCAATACAAATAGACGAAGGGAAAATCTTTCATCTCAGCGGCATTTCTCAGGCAATAAGTTTTGAATGTCTTGAGTGCAGTTTTGATCTAATTGAGAGGTTCAAATCTAATGGATTCAAGATTTCTTATGATCTAAATTATAGAGAAAAACTCTGGTTAAAGAAATTTGCCAGAAATATCTACAGAGTGATCATTGAGGATTATGCAGACATTGTGTCATTCAACGAAAAAGAGGCTCTCATTTTGGATCTTCCCGACAATCCCTTTGAAGCTGTTTCACAGGTTTTGGAATTCGGACCCGAAATAGTTGCCTACAAGTTGGGTAGCAAGGGAGCAGTTCTTGGAATGAAAGAAGAAATAGTAGCATACAGTGCCCCTAAGGTTGAAGTCAAGGACACAGTTGGGGCGGGAGATGCTTTTACAGGCGCAGTATTAGTGGGTATTCTTGAAGAAATGTCAGCAAAGGATCTTCTCAAATTTGCCATTTCAACGGCCGCATTGACCTGCAAGAACACCGGTTCCGTGGAGGGACAACCGCGTAGGAATGAAATTAAGGATTTTATCAAGAAGATAGAATTCCAGGACCTTTTAAGGGGAGGTGTTAGTAAATGA